Below is a genomic region from Spartobacteria bacterium.
ACGGGAACCCCGCTGGAAAACAGAATCGAAGAACTCTATTCGCTGGTCGAATTTACCAATCCGCATGTATTCGGTTCGCTCTTCCGGTTTCAGCGCGAATTTATGAAAGTCGACGCCGACGGCTGTATTCAGGCCAGGAATCTGGACGAGTTGCATCGTCGCGTGTCCTCGGTGTTACTGCGCCGGAGAAAAGCGGATGTGGAGGACAATCTGCCCGAACGTTCCGACAAAAACTATTTTGTGGAGATGACCCGGGAGCAGCGCACCCGCTATGCGGAATATGATTATCAGGCCGGCATATTGGCATCCATCATGCGGAAACGTCCGCTGAAAAAAGAAGAAATGGAGCGGCTTCAGCGCTATCTCGCCTGTATGCGCATGATATGCGATACCCCGTATATCTTAGACAAAACATGCAAGGACTGTCCCAAGCTGGACGAACTGGAGCCCATTCTCGAAGAAATCATGGACGATCCGCAGGTGAAAATCATCATTTTTTCCGAGTGGACGGGGATGCTGGAATTGATCCGCCATATGTTGGATCAGAAAAAAATCGCCTATGCTCTGCATACGGGATCGGTTCCCCAGCAGCATCGCCGCGAACAGCTGACCCGCTTCAAAACGGATCCGGCATGTCGCATCTTTCTGTCCACCGAAGCCGGCGGAACCGGATTGAATCTGCAGGCGGCCAGTGTGGTCATTAATATGGATTTACCTTGGAATCCCGCCAAGCTGGAGCAGCGGATTGCCCGCGCCTGGCGAAAAAACCAGCAGCGCAAAGTCCGCGTGATCAATTTGATTGCCGATAAATCCATTGAATCGGAAATGGTCGGCAAACTGGCCTATAAAAAGGCACTGGCCGATGCGGTGCTCGATGGCGACGACATCCAGGATGTGGAAACAGGTCGGGATGGACGTAAAATGTTTACCGAAAGACTGAGTGCCATTCTAAACATTGATCCCGCACCGGAAATCGACGAGCTACCCGCTGTCGCAGAACCCGGCCAATCGCAAATCCCGGAAAAGAGCACGAAAACGGAATCAGCCGAACCGTTGCCCGTCGCTCCCGCCAAAGAATATTTCACAGCCCGATATCCCGAACGCATCCTTTCCATCCAGCAGGACGACGCATCGCAGGCCATGCTGGTCATTACAAAGAACAGCGAAGATGCCCTGCATGTGAAACAGTCGCTGCCTGAGACCAAAGCACCCGTTGAAGTGCTGGACAGCGATACCGCCGATCTGCTGGCCCGTCTGGAACGGCAGGGACTGATTCAATTCGCGCCGGAACTGCGTTCGCTGTTTAAAAATCCCGCCTATAAGCCGGAAACAGAGTCCGTACGTCGCGATTTCAAAAAAGAAGCCCGCGAAGTCTGGTCCGCCGCACAGCGCGAAACAAAAGCCGCGCAGGCCCTGCTTTCCGCCGATTTGCTGGACATGGCGCATCCGCATCTCGTCCAATCCGTGCGTCAGGCCCTGTGTGCGCTGACCGTGCTCGAACAGGGCGTCCTTCCCGCCGGCTTCGATCCGCCGGCCGCCTCTTCCGATGCCTTCGGTGCCCATGCCGGTATCGCCAAAGGACTGCAAACCTGGCTGGCCGCAGCCCCCGGCGAGAGCGATGTCCCCGCCGGTTCTGTCCTGATCCGGGAATTTGAACGCCGCTGCCTGAAATAATCACCCTGTGAAAAAGTTCCAATGATTGGAACTTTTCAATTTGTTGGCTTGTAGAAAGTTCCAATGATTGGAACTTTTTTTGGCGAACGTTCCAATCCTTGGAACTTTTCGCTGCGCCAGAAAACATCTTGTTTCTGCCCTTCCAAAGATGATATGAAGGGCAGATATTTTTTATGAACGCACAATTGCCTTTGGAGGTATGAAATGGCCGGATATGAATTA
It encodes:
- a CDS encoding DEAD/DEAH box helicase — protein: MKGKEKSSPRKKESRKNKAKISAKKVLPSAKNMFPTDDESIALRRKGAAKEMAGVVRVDLRRDAFGSYDVASMQWQDSYRVEIRSLKERINTCSCKDHMMNRLGTCKHIERVLQHLEEKKSIRHRLAMYAEKGPPYYDIYFDARTYPPVLKLMRPGVINDEIEQSVGIFFSSNGTVLGTPLDALTAIDFAMQGLSSEAKRQLRRSAHLRQWEETLRMESDLTALRETYECDAADGIRARLPLKHALYPYQVDGMMHLAFRGRAILADEMGLGKTVQAIAAAEVLRQLGRVQRVLVVCPASLKAEWEDQYHFFTGGSARPVFGSKPVRLHVYGERDPFLITNYEQVRADVDHINRLYAPDLVILDEAQRIKNWPTKTAKTMKLLQSPFAFVLTGTPLENRIEELYSLVEFTNPHVFGSLFRFQREFMKVDADGCIQARNLDELHRRVSSVLLRRRKADVEDNLPERSDKNYFVEMTREQRTRYAEYDYQAGILASIMRKRPLKKEEMERLQRYLACMRMICDTPYILDKTCKDCPKLDELEPILEEIMDDPQVKIIIFSEWTGMLELIRHMLDQKKIAYALHTGSVPQQHRREQLTRFKTDPACRIFLSTEAGGTGLNLQAASVVINMDLPWNPAKLEQRIARAWRKNQQRKVRVINLIADKSIESEMVGKLAYKKALADAVLDGDDIQDVETGRDGRKMFTERLSAILNIDPAPEIDELPAVAEPGQSQIPEKSTKTESAEPLPVAPAKEYFTARYPERILSIQQDDASQAMLVITKNSEDALHVKQSLPETKAPVEVLDSDTADLLARLERQGLIQFAPELRSLFKNPAYKPETESVRRDFKKEAREVWSAAQRETKAAQALLSADLLDMAHPHLVQSVRQALCALTVLEQGVLPAGFDPPAASSDAFGAHAGIAKGLQTWLAAAPGESDVPAGSVLIREFERRCLK